A region from the Enoplosus armatus isolate fEnoArm2 chromosome 24, fEnoArm2.hap1, whole genome shotgun sequence genome encodes:
- the cep70 gene encoding centrosomal protein of 70 kDa produces MDTDSRTAHLQSRHKTYVYLWTCRQFQQEQVEWDDVNKLLQHHGFKPVHFADPLENKSLSDLVLLDKRSAGEIRATLRTMLADSERRQALIQELIKSNNQLKEEVHEHMSRAAQQSQRATELEALLDAVKARVQDLEDRCLGKAAWQHSHTRQQLQQEKQEAQKRCQVLEQKLSKQREEAALLERKLHFTIKEEERRLVRQSQTFQHICSKVSQQDCPAEQQVLDVIDFYETKMTQLTDELRSVKGQPEGSQLAPRTRTKKASSSVTPAFKTILKAYQDQQKGSSTQIEELKREVERLKQELETRPTLKEVKIYKHKLRRLEALNRQNNTRLPKEDHRTEISENISDQAKEASLCAHYHHLLSGISAVVANPRAPLRLHRQRPSSVGSEPAEFQSVLPSLEAWAQQLHLLKDLQQGLDKLSARLMPWQPSDGGRNAADAVTVEDMMLLVDTMLENASTEDEKVLRSPTRYTLGSMVSHFQKLFDVTSLSGVYPRMNEVYTRLGETTNTMRNLRDVLELDSGVPAAQVVNKVARLVSSTEHAAGFRDLLADADIDSIVVKVKQHEEFFPAFHALIMEMLQTLGVSHLDDILPALESLKQTAQ; encoded by the exons ATGGACACGGACAGCAGGACAGCTCATTTGCAATCAAGACATAAGACTTATGTTTATCTGTGGACTTGCAGGCAGTTCCAG CAGGAGCAGGTAGAATGGGATGATGTGAATAAACTGCTGCAGCATCATGGTTTTAAGCCAGTGCATTTTGCTGATCCCTTGGAGAATAAGAGCCTTTCGG ATTTGGTTCTGCTGGACAAGAGGTCGGCCGGTGAGATCAGGGCGACTCTGAGGACGATGCTCGCAGACTCGGAGAGAAGACAGGCCCTCATCCAGGAGCTCATCAAGTCTAACAACCAACTCAA agAGGAGGTTCATGAGCACATGAGTCGAGCGGCTCAGCAGTCTCAGAGGGCCACGGAGCTGGAGGCGCTGCTGGACGCAGTGAAGGCCAGAGTCCAGGACCTGGAGGACCGCTGCCTTGGCAAGGCCGCCTGGCAGCACAGCCACACACGGCAGCAattgcagcaggaaaaacaagaagCACAG AAACGGTGTCAGGTTCTGGAGCAGAAGCTGTcgaaacagagggaggaagcagCGCTGCTTGAGAGGAAACTTCATTTCACCATCAAAGAAGAAGAGCGGCGATTGGTTCGACAGAGTCAGACCTTCCAGCACATCTGCAGCAAAGTCAGCCAGCAGGACTgcccagcagagcagca GGTGCTGGATGTGATCGACTTCTACGAGACTAAAATGACTCAGCTGACGGACGAGCTCAG ATCTGTCAAAGGACAACCGGAAGGATCTCAGTTGGCTCCTCGGACAAGAACCAAGAAGGCGTCCAGCAGTGTCACCCCAGCTTTCAAAACCATTCTCAAG GCGTACCAAGATCAGCAAAAGGGAAGCAGCACTCAAATAGAAGAGCTAAAGAGGGAGGTTGAGCGCCTGAAGCAAGAGTTGGAGACGAG GCCGACGCTCAAAGAAGTGAAGatctacaaacacaaactccgCCGCTTGGAGGCGCTAAACAGACAGAATAACACAAG ATTGCCTAAAGAAGACCACAGAACTGAGATCAGTGAGAACATCAGTGACCAGGCCAAGGAAGCCAGTCTATGTGCCCACTATCACCAT CTGTTGAGTGGGATCAGTGCTGTTGTGGCCAACCCCCGCGCACCGTTACGACTGCACAGACAGAGACCCTCCTCTGTCGGTTCGGAGCCGGCTGAGTTTCAGTCCGTCCTCCCCTCGCTGGAGGCCTGGGCCCAGCAGCTCCACCTACTGAAG GATCTGCAACAGGGTTTAGATAAACTGAGTGCTAGGCTGATGCCCTGGCAGCCGTCTGATGGTGGCCGTAATGCTGCGGACGCAGTGACGGTGGAGGACATGATGTTGCTGGTGGACACCATGCTGGAAAACGCCTCGACTGAGGATGAAAAG GTGCTCAGGAGTCCCACCCGCTACACTCTGGGCTCCATGGTATCTCACTTCCAGAAGCTGTTTGACGTGACCTCCCTCAGCGGAGTGTACCCACGTATGAACGAGGTCTACACCAGGCTGGGAGAGACGACCAACACCATGAGGAACCTCCGAGATGTTCTGGAGCTAG ACAGCGGGGTTCCTGCTGCTCAGGTGGTGAACAAGGTGGCCCGACTGGTTTCCTCCACTGAACACGCTGCTGGATTCCGAGATCTGCTGGCAGATGCCGACATTGACAG tATCGTCGTCAAAGTGAAGCAGCATGAGGAGTTCTTCCCTGCTTTCCATGCCCTCATCATGGAAATGCTACAGACTCTAG gagtgAGTCACCTGGACGACATCCTCCCGGCACTGGAGTCTTTAAAACAAACGGCACAATGA
- the LOC139306891 gene encoding ankyrin repeat domain-containing protein SOWAHC-like: protein MATECTQEAILDFLRERGGRVKNTDLIGQFKAVFPEEPGEKAAVRQKFKNYVDNIAFVKTESGVKHVCLKKKFRGSEKGRRGSTETEAARRYPAGSERADGGRVSGGGGGDDDDAGEDPARQLPGSGYGNDSQVRVPHNFPPATILPDKTDDESKPHEFVCVVEEVGSSSGKMGNRESFRRESRESKKEQGGGKVPDIPEIAVIEASPLPAGGSVFILPGPAQTGAAGQVGGLSPRDGQVETKSLLKEAEHINAVAGRRNSNGSQHRAGQSESDEGEDEGQLDASSLSGSEGNGTPKGSRKHFIEVMMNSSPQVRRSMVLRSSVYLSSRSDSDSASLVSCNLDDDSTSVTLDPLEHEWMMCASDGEWGSLYRLLATEPSLVLRKDFVTGFTCLHWAAKHGKPELIALIINFAKQHNIPISVDVRSNTGYTPLHIAAMHNHMEVVKLLVGAYNADVEIRDYSGRKACQYLTDNVSVDIRDIIGAYERSDSENADRRDGGRWRFSKVLQTNLKPLRLLSPNDCDSVDGEVRLREKPLRRKSSLSRMKPKLQKLRWRTSFRDKDELEGSLKGSFKSRPKTHFFG, encoded by the coding sequence ATGGCCACCGAGTGCACTCAAGAGGCAATTCTGGACTttctgagggagagagggggcagAGTGAAAAACACGGACTTAATTGGGCAGTTTAAGGCCGTATTCCCGGAGGAGCCAGGGGAGAAGGCGGCCGTCCGTCAGAAGTTTAAAAACTACGTCGACAACATTGCTTTCGTTAAAACCGAGAGTGGCGTAAAGCATGTCTGCCTGAAGAAAAAGTTCCGCGGCTCGGAGAAGGGGCGGCGCGGCTCGACAGAGACGGAAGCCGCGCGCCGTTACCCCGCAGGCTCAGAGCGAGCAGACGGCGGCCGGGTtagcggcggcggcggcggcgacGACGACGACGCAGGGGAGGATCCGGCCCGGCAACTACCTGGCTCGGGTTACGGAAATGACAGCCAGGTGAGAGTTCCGCATAACTTCCCCCCCGCAACCATTTTGCCGGACAAAACAGACGACGAAAGTAAACCtcatgagtttgtttgtgtagtCGAGGAAGTGGGCAGCAGCTCGGGCAAGatgggaaacagagagagcttTCGACGAGAGAGCAGGGAGTCCAAGAAGGAGCAGGGTGGTGGAAAAGTGCCTGACATACCAGAAATTGCAGTGATTGAAGCTTCGCCTCTCCCTGCGGGGGGATCTGTGTTCATCCTGCCCGGGCCTGCACAAACCGGCGCTGCAGGACAGGTAGGAGGACTCAGTCCCAGAGATGGACAGGTTGAGACTAAGTCTCTGCTGAAGGAAGCAGAGCATATTAACGCGGTGGCCGGGCGCAGAAACTCAAATGGATCCCAGCACAGAGCCGGACAGTCGGAGTCGGATGAAGGGGAGGACGAGGGGCAGTTGGACGCGAGTAGTTTGTCTGGGAGTGAAGGTAACGGCACCCCGAAAGGCAGCCGCAAACACTTCATCGAGGTCATGATGAACAGTTCCCCCCAGGTGAGGCGCAGCATGGTGTTGCGCAGCTCAGTGTACCTGTCCTCCCGGAGTGACAGTGACTCAGCTTCCTTGGTCTCCTGCAACCTGGACGACGACAGCACCTCAGTGACTCTGGACCCGCTGGAACATGAGTGGATGATGTGCGCTTCGGATGGGGAGTGGGGCAGCTTGTACCGCCTCCTCGCCACAGAGCCCAGCCTTGTCCTGAGGAAGGATTTCGTCACCGGCTTCACCTGCCTGCACTGGGCAGCCAAGCACGGCAAGCCCGAGCTGATAGCCCTGATTATCAACTTTGCCAAGCAGCACAATATTCCCATCAGTGTTGATGTCCGGTCCAACACCGGCTACACGCCGCTGCACATAGCTGCCATGCACAACCACATGGAGGTGGTGAAGCTCCTGGTTGGTGCCTACAATGCAGATGTGGAGATCAGAGACTACAGTGGGAGGAAGGCCTGCCAGTACCTCACTGACAACGTGAGTGTGGACATACGGGACATCATAGGAGCATACGAGCGCTCTGACTCGGAGAACGCAGACCGCAGGGACGGAGGCCGCTGGAGGTTCTCCAAGGTTCTCCAGACTAACCTGAAGCCCCTCAGGCTCCTCAGCCCCAACGACTGTGACTCTGTGGATGGGGAGGTTCGACTCAGAGAGAAACCCCTCAGGAGGAAGTCTTCACTCAGCCGGATGAAGCCCAAACTGCAGAAGCTCCGCTGGAGGACGTCGTTCCGTGACAAAGACGAGCTGGAGGGGTCTCTGAAAGGGTCTTTTAAGTCCAGGCCCAAGACACATTTCTTTGGGTGA